In Bacillus sp. DX3.1, the following proteins share a genomic window:
- the ugpC gene encoding sn-glycerol-3-phosphate ABC transporter ATP-binding protein UgpC translates to MIELRDVSKVYKNAKEIAVEGVSVQINKGEFFVLVGPSGCGKSTLLRMIAGLEEISSGELHINEKVANELEPKDRNLSMVFQNYALYPHLSVEENILFGLKIRKIPKEERQKRLMEAVEMVGLTEYVKSKPGQLSGGQRQRVALARAIVSQAPICLMDEPLSNLDAKLRAQMRIEIREIQQRLGITMVYVTHDQIEAMTMGDRIMVLNKGSIQQVGTPLDIYNYPANEFVAGFIGSPSMNIGDGKIDKEAGVLHVDGLQIPMSPGQLQQLPEPKVRLGIRPEHILLAEDGQEVTLQSVEVLGNESILNFVVNEKTWSAKVIGQLILKKGDKVKLQFPKEKLCFFHNDTNERIRLIAEEELKVVAK, encoded by the coding sequence ATGATTGAATTAAGAGACGTTTCAAAGGTTTATAAAAATGCAAAGGAAATAGCAGTTGAAGGTGTTTCGGTACAGATTAACAAAGGAGAGTTCTTTGTTCTAGTTGGGCCTTCTGGCTGCGGGAAAAGTACATTGTTACGAATGATTGCAGGCTTAGAGGAAATTAGCTCTGGCGAGTTACATATTAATGAAAAGGTTGCTAATGAGTTAGAGCCTAAAGATCGTAATTTATCAATGGTGTTTCAAAATTATGCGTTATATCCACATCTGTCTGTAGAAGAAAATATTCTTTTTGGACTGAAAATAAGAAAGATTCCGAAAGAAGAGCGGCAAAAACGATTAATGGAAGCAGTTGAAATGGTTGGACTTACGGAATATGTAAAATCGAAGCCGGGACAATTATCAGGTGGTCAGCGGCAACGTGTTGCACTAGCTCGTGCGATTGTAAGCCAAGCTCCAATTTGTTTAATGGACGAGCCACTCTCCAACTTGGATGCGAAGCTGCGTGCACAAATGCGCATTGAAATTCGAGAAATTCAGCAGCGCTTAGGTATTACAATGGTTTATGTAACACATGATCAAATTGAAGCAATGACGATGGGTGATCGCATTATGGTGTTAAACAAGGGGAGTATACAACAAGTAGGAACACCACTTGATATATACAATTATCCCGCAAATGAATTTGTTGCAGGTTTTATCGGTTCACCTTCTATGAATATTGGAGATGGGAAAATAGATAAAGAAGCAGGCGTATTGCACGTTGATGGATTACAAATTCCAATGTCTCCAGGACAGCTGCAACAGTTACCAGAGCCAAAAGTACGTTTAGGAATTCGTCCTGAACATATTCTATTAGCTGAGGATGGACAAGAAGTTACACTTCAATCTGTAGAAGTATTAGGAAATGAATCGATTTTAAATTTCGTAGTAAATGAGAAAACATGGAGTGCAAAAGTAATTGGACAGCTTATTTTGAAAAAAGGTGACAAAGTAAAATTACAATTTCCCAAAGAGAAACTATGTTTCTTTCACAACGATACAAATGAAAGGATTCGATTAATAGCGGAAGAAGAGTTGAAGGTGGTGGCAAAATAA
- a CDS encoding sugar ABC transporter permease, giving the protein MIEVGKLPVQTDVPRKRALWNRTRDLRTGLLFLAPSILLFAIFLFYPLFRTIYYSFYLTDVHGEANLFVGLENYQYLLSDPAFYKSVKSTLLFVLYTVPTSILFALFLALIANEKVKGIGVFRVLFSSTMGISVAASAVIWLFLFHPSVGLFNNILSSMNLPAIAWLTSPDWALFSVSITTVWVNTGFAFLVILGGLQNIDTSLYESASIDGASYLYKLHQVTLPMLSPTLFFIITVTLISAFQSFGQIDILTHGGPNDATNLIVYSIYKEAFANHQFGTASAQAMVLFIFIFVATLLQFKFAERKVHYK; this is encoded by the coding sequence ATGATTGAGGTAGGAAAATTACCAGTTCAAACTGATGTCCCAAGAAAGAGGGCGCTATGGAACCGGACGAGAGATTTACGAACAGGCCTATTATTTTTAGCACCATCTATTTTGTTATTTGCAATCTTTCTTTTTTATCCATTGTTTCGAACCATTTACTATAGCTTCTATTTAACAGATGTGCATGGAGAGGCTAATTTGTTTGTCGGGCTTGAAAACTATCAATATTTATTGTCTGATCCAGCCTTTTATAAAAGTGTAAAATCCACTTTATTATTTGTCTTGTATACAGTACCAACTAGTATTTTATTTGCGCTGTTTCTTGCATTAATTGCAAATGAGAAAGTAAAAGGGATCGGAGTATTTCGCGTGTTATTTTCTTCGACAATGGGAATTTCAGTAGCGGCAAGTGCAGTGATTTGGCTATTTTTATTCCATCCTAGTGTTGGTTTATTTAATAACATACTAAGTTCTATGAATCTTCCTGCAATTGCATGGTTAACAAGTCCAGATTGGGCGCTATTTTCTGTATCGATTACAACGGTTTGGGTGAACACAGGATTCGCATTTTTGGTTATATTAGGCGGTTTACAAAATATTGATACATCTTTATATGAAAGTGCATCTATTGATGGTGCTAGCTATTTGTATAAGCTTCATCAAGTTACATTACCGATGTTATCTCCAACACTATTTTTTATTATCACAGTTACCTTAATAAGTGCATTTCAAAGCTTTGGACAAATTGATATTTTAACGCATGGTGGACCGAATGATGCAACAAATTTAATCGTGTACTCCATCTATAAAGAAGCTTTTGCAAATCATCAATTTGGTACAGCAAGTGCACAAGCAATGGTGCTATTTATTTTCATTTTCGTTGCTACTTTACTTCAATTTAAGTTTGCAGAGAGAAAGGTGCATTATAAATGA
- a CDS encoding carbohydrate ABC transporter permease, with amino-acid sequence MIMKTWKQQLLLYTLLIISAALVFFPVLYAFLLGFMTPEDIQMRRVFPTQFTFDNFVHIFNKVPLFSYLYNSFIVSTVVMVGQLVVSSLAAYAFVFLHFKGRNFIFFLFISTMLIPWEATMVPNFLTVQQFGWINTFTGMTVPFFATAFGIFLLRQHFMTLPNELKEAAFIEGIGHTKFLFRVVVPYCKTSFITLGVYSFLSTWNMYLWPLLITNDERIRTVQIGVKQLQSQEVATDWGSVMAGVTVIVIPTLILLFLGQKQLQQGLTKGAIK; translated from the coding sequence ATGATTATGAAAACGTGGAAACAACAACTCCTTCTCTATACGCTGCTTATTATAAGTGCGGCACTGGTCTTTTTTCCAGTTTTGTATGCGTTCTTGTTAGGGTTTATGACGCCGGAAGATATTCAAATGCGGCGGGTATTCCCGACACAATTTACGTTTGATAACTTCGTACATATTTTTAATAAAGTACCACTGTTTTCTTATTTATATAATAGCTTTATCGTTTCAACGGTTGTGATGGTTGGTCAGCTTGTTGTATCCAGTTTAGCTGCTTATGCATTTGTCTTTTTACATTTTAAAGGAAGAAATTTCATTTTCTTTCTGTTTATTTCAACTATGCTTATCCCATGGGAAGCAACGATGGTACCAAACTTTTTAACGGTGCAACAGTTCGGATGGATTAATACATTTACGGGAATGACTGTTCCATTTTTTGCAACGGCATTTGGGATTTTCTTGTTACGGCAACATTTTATGACGCTTCCAAATGAGTTGAAAGAAGCTGCTTTTATCGAAGGAATTGGGCATACGAAGTTTTTATTCCGTGTCGTCGTGCCATATTGTAAAACGAGTTTTATTACATTAGGTGTATATAGCTTTTTATCGACATGGAATATGTATTTATGGCCATTGCTTATTACAAATGATGAAAGAATTAGGACTGTACAAATTGGTGTGAAACAGCTCCAATCACAGGAAGTTGCGACAGATTGGGGCAGTGTGATGGCGGGTGTTACTGTAATTGTCATTCCGACGTTAATTTTACTGTTTTTAGGACAAAAACAGCTGCAACAAGGGTTAACAAAAGGCGCGATTAAATAG